In the genome of Artemia franciscana chromosome 16, ASM3288406v1, whole genome shotgun sequence, the window GGAGGCATAAATATGACTGTCTTCATAAATAGAAGTTCAAATATCGTTAAATCCTTTTATTGGACAGTGAAAAAGCAATTTCAAAATACCAGATATTTCAATCACATATACAGTGACCTAGCATTTGTGACCCAGTGACTCAGAAATATCCAGTAATTCTTATTGTTCTTTCTCTTTCTCATAAAAAGATTgatccctatttgaactgttatttatcgtcatggaaagacagtgtggtcttcgaaaatgCCTAATCTGTCTTCATACTTTTATGCCTAAAACTAAGGGTCATATTCTGAATTTTCATAATTCCACAGAACAGCAAAATTAGATTttcgtgaaaataaatattttttggtggcttaaataaaaaatgtttcagtTTTAAGAGAGATAAAGTCTTTCCTAGATTTTACATGAGTttgtacaaaattattttctgaaaaatgtcATGGGGTACCCTTCACCTGAAGGAAATaagaatttactaaaaaattgtGAACATAACAACCAAAGTTTTAGAAAATGCTCAGTTCCAAAGgctgtatgtatttttttttttttttaactctcaACTGTGTGCTATAGCTAGACAATCAAACTTCGTTCGTATTTAAGTAGTGTAAATCtatcatgaaaaattttaattctaagatctttttttttttgctctatttttccATCGCCAactctaaattttgattcagGTTACATCGATAGCCCATAAAGCaacgctaaaaaaaataaaaaattgtcgagCTGTTAGTGGTTCCCAGAGCATGCAGACCtacattaatttatattttatttaagctaCTTTATATTCGGCATTtatatcaaaaaataatttattttccccaggttttatttctttcaaaaacacTAGTAAAATCAATACCTTAGGGTATCTCATGGCACACTAGATCTCTAAAGTAAGGTATGAAGTGGTCAGATGGcttcacataatttttttttccaaatttattgatttgagaacctctttattttttactgcCTGGTTGAGTCTCATTAGtgtatatattaattaatgTGCCGTTTTCATAAGAGTAATGTGTTCTTCTCTTACAATGTTTTAACTAAGTTGTGTTTGAAAGCATGGTTTTTCGcaataataatataaacttTTGGAAGCAATTGAAAATTCCATTGATAGGGTTGTTTTACTTTTCTATATTGTTTGGCaattaacaaaaacaacattttttctgTAGAAAACAAAGAGCGgaattgaaacttaataaaagaaatttatctTAAGCCTGTGAACTCACTATATATAAAACTAGTGGGAATCTACTAACTTATAATATTTCTCTATATTGGTAGTACTATGCAAAAATAGCTATTTACTGAGGACACTAAACAGTAAATGATCTTTTACAGTGTAACTTCAAATATTCCAATTTTAATTTGCAaacttatcttcttatttttaaaaacttctttcaaCTATGAATAAAGACTGAAATCCACTATACTGATAGTACTACCTATGTAAGTAAAGCTATCCTCTTGATCGCAACCCAACATCACCTTCATCACCAACACAACCCTTCATATATTCCTGATTCAAGTCACTCAGTCTTCTTAATATAGATTTTCAAGCATAATCCTGCACCCTGAACTCCCAAAACGTCCAAAGATACATTAATTTTGCAGACATTTATATCTAAGGCATTTAAATCATCTGTATAAAATAGGTTTAGGGGATTTACCTTTCTATTTAATTCTATAATCTCTCATTGCCTTTGCCAGGTTCCTTGGAAAAAAGTCTATTAAACAAATCATATAAATAAGGAGAGGatgcaaccctgcttaacttcaGATTCAGCACCAAATCAGCTACTAACCTCTCTTAACTGCAACAATAATGTTCTCGTACATAAAAACTAATCCCTTTAAAATATTCAGCTCGTTTGCCTTAGAAGGATAGACCTTCACTAAAgttttctatcagctgaatcgaATTCATGTTCCTAATCTATAACTGAGGACTCAAGGGGCCTGGTAATTCAGACACTTCTCAGTTATTTATCTAATAGTGAAAATTTCGTTGACGTATTCTCTCTCCTTCTGTGAAAATCAAACTATTCTTCTTTTAagactttatctacagcatctcttgGCCGAATAAGTATAACCATGCTTTGCAAATTGCTTCCTACAGAAGTCAAGCTGATGCCTCTATAAATGTCGCATTCACCATTATCAACATTCTCATAAAGGGCTTTTCCTTTATAAAGAGTTTTCTTATAAAAGGGTTTCTCCTTTCTTGTtggagttttcctaaaatcagtaggtacttcttttttttcaaaaatcatattcgtgATCTTCTGTAATTCATCTCTAACTTCACAACCACCTTATTTACTTtggtactactactaacaactcaccgcagcaccaagccgcctgagccTGGCACAGCTACGCCTGCTCTTCCTCCATCACAATCTATTCAaggtctccctctttacaccctcttaGGAAGTTCTcacttcctttaaatctttttttatgacatACTCCCACCTTAGACGAGGACAACCttctttccatttagccctagacggttggccgaaaagggtaatcttcggcaatctgtcatcctccaTCCGCAGAACAttccctagccatctcagccttttCTTTCACTTTAGCCCTAGATAGCGGgatttaagcacatttttcgtacagcctactgtttaaaacacggtcagtcagccgggtacccagaacaatccgcaagaaatttctctggaaaaaatctagcaaaCCTTTGCTAGTATATTTACTTTGATGGTtagtatattttacttttatcgTTTTCTAGCCGGCTTACTATTGTaagtaaaagataaaaaaaaatcctctaaaCATTGCGGAAGGATAGATATCTTCAGGTAGTAAGGGGTCAGTAAAtagaagttgaaacttaaattaattttttgtatggTCACCATAAAATAGTAGTAACAAGGCTCTCAACTGGACAGGGAAGACCTAAGTTCAACCTACTCAGGGGTGGCAATTGTTTCTCTTTTACTTGTGGCAGTACAGTGTAATTGGTCTCTTATTGGTAATAGGGGACCCTTGGTTCGATCTTAGCTGCCACAGGGCCTGGGATTGCTTAGAGGTTATCTGGAATTACTTAGAGGTTATCCATTAGCGTCTCCAAATgataaaataagaagaagatTTTCTATACATATTGAATGAATTTAATACTTTATTGTTCAGGTTGGTACAGCCTTTTCTCCAAAAATGTCAATAACCAATACCCTTCCACAGGATGCAGGCCTGAGCTCCCATTTATTCTCTCTATTACTCAGGAACATAAACCTCTCTCACACTAACATGCAATATGCTGGTGACTTAGCATTATGGACAACAGGCAACACTTTTCAGATTACACAATCAAAGCTGCAAAGTCGCTATTCCTTTTTCggatattttatcaaaaattatgtttgtcTATTGTGCATACCAAGTCTACTTTCATTTAATTCCACCATAAGGGTAACACGGTTAATGtgttctgcacaatcaaaagcTATCAAAAACAATCAAGCACCGCTCTCTTCCTGCACAATCAAAAGCTATAGATAAGTCACATCCTTTTAAAGATTGACTTCTTTAAGCTTTAATCATtactaaacaatatttctcttctttaagatatcaattgctgccttaaatatcttacgtacaatttcccatggcaggttagaatccaggatagctgtataagtatttggaatcttagccaaggagcagaaacgcttaagagcaatagtctcctcactctgagcctggcaatcaaataatatatgctggattgtttcatCTGCTGAAAAGCAGACTCGGCgtaaaggggaatgatgtagcttgcaattaaataacaagctatttagaagtagggcacctgattttAGCCGGTAATATAGCACCGTATTTAATCTTATATGAAATGGagattaaattaatttactgtgattaacattggatctttgcctgataatatctcgcgaattgaggtcagaggaaaGACTAGCAATgaacatggaagcctttgctgctagagaatcagccatatcattatatttgatgcctttatgacttggaacatgttgaaaataaacctcATTTCctttgatcttaagattaagaagctgtcttctaatattatataaatccttgtcattagcaattctatttATGTTTTGGATCAATAGTAATGCAGATTTAGAGTcagagagacagagtatattttcagattcaatgtTACAATTTATAAGTGCATCTAAggccaggcggatggcacataattcagcagacaagatagaacatcccaatgggagaggagaatagaTGTTCAAATTCAGAGATGGAACACATGCTTctgctccagctctttccctctggacagatccatctgtatatatttttctatagtttggGTACGCCTTTGAGATctgttcagccaaaatagtctggatctcgTAATTAAGAATCAAgtctttactaatagagataagttctaTTTGACAACCTGGAGGACTCATTTCTCATGGAGCAGACTCGGTAAAGGGACATGCATAAAGCAaatgttgattccagtttgggacctccagttgaaattATATTTACATTGGAGTACACGTAACCAATGTCTTTATTCCATAGTTATGCATAGCGCTCCAAATAATATGTGGCCGGATAAatactttttgttatcttttatgAAAATCGAAGCTCTGTTTTAAGACCATCCGCATTCAACAGGAAGTTCAACACAGGCTGTGCAGATTATCGTTTTGAGTGCCGTATTCAACAACAGCGAATGTCTTCTAAGAACCCATGTTCAACCATGCTATTCTGGCGCGTTACGATTTTGAGGATCCCGTGTCCAACACGCTTGGAACTCGCAAGATGGAAACGCTTCGAAGTTTCGCTGTGTTGAACAACGAGAACCTGAAAACGATTTCTGTCAAACCCGCTCGAAAAACTCTTAAGTAAATGTGgacatcaagccatggctaattgtagaaaaaccaAGACAACAGTCCGATTGAGTGaaaggcaaatctggcataagcctttattaggattgtatacaAATGATGTCAGATCATTTGTAAATAGATAATTCTATTtatcatccgtccatgcgtcattcctaagGCAAAACAAgttagatagtcatagaactaagataatcatagaacctatagttttccaagtgtttaaATTTTATCACATGGGTAAACGGTGGGACAAATACGGCTTCACCGAGGATAAGTGGATAAATAATCGGATAAATGTTGGAACGCAGCGTTTATGTTTAtactaaagaagaaacaaaagcagaatagccaaaTGGTTTGGAGCTTTTTAAGCGGTTGcacattaaatttttcaaatcgcCACATTTTCTGAGGAAAAATCCTTCATTCGgtgtattttcacttttaggtGGTACAACTTTAGACTAACCATCTCGCAACATTGAACTATAGAAGAAGTAAAGGAAAACGATTCTATACTTAACTGAACtgagttaaaataaaatgactagAGTTCCTGCTATTGGAGTAGTTGGAAGTGCAGCCCTCAGTACCTATAGAGATCAGCATTTTAAGGTAACAGTGGTATTTGCAGTAGCCCAGTAAGGCCTATGCTATTTTGGCCAAATCATTTCTTAGaatgcactgtctttttattcACTATTTAAgcagaaatatatataaaaaggtaaaatttggtaattttgtaCATATTCATATAATTTGGCTAGGAAGAAAGTAAATGTATCActagatgcctttttaagttcCCTCCTAATTCAATGGCCTAATTGTTTTTGGGGCAAATTCTTTGACAAAGGGGTTCAAAACAAACCCTAGCACAAGTATAAAAATGTGAATAAATTTTGGGCAGTTTACATTACTGACCTAcaagtttaaaatgaaaatgcCACTTGATGCCTCTTTaatgctcttttcaaatatagCCTAATAAGCCTAGTTGTTTTActcataaattcaattttaagtccTTTATGGATCCTCAAAGACTTATGGACCCCTTTTCTCTTGTTTATTGCTATACACATGGgttaaaaacaacaattcttcCTTCATTATACCCTTTAAtacctttttatgctctttttgaAAGAAGCCTAATAGTTAAATTGGTAAAtatatcacagttcatattattgacttaccaataaagtgaacataccactcaatgcctttctttaaactctttacaaatataataattgcttctattgaaaattcaaatttaagcacattTTGACCTAACTTcatcataaataattttggcattgagaaaatgtagtattattttgttgaaagcaACCAAGAAAACACTGCTGAGAAAaggtagtattattttgtcaaacaCAAAGTGTCTCTTTTGGCTgaataaggattatccatccttgtgatgctccatgagaaaaaagtatttgtttggtgtagattgtggctgttagattagactcttgtggaggactctgcagcttcccaattgtaaaggaactcctggcagagccattccctagcaaggtgggacttgaacatgtcagttgaagtagcagaaactgtttctccagagagctggttccacatattgatgattctttggctgaagaagtggcttctatgtctactcatGGAATGCTGCATGAGAGCTTCaatgaatgtcctctagtaccagaatgcaagggctatGCAAAGAGACCAGGAAGGGTGTTTTAGAgagaattttttggtaaaaataatgtcaccccttttccgtTGGTATGTCAGTGTCAGTAGCTTCAAAACAAcgtagtctttctttgtatggaaatttattcatgttgctAACCATCCTAGTGGCATGatgctggacatcctcaagcaacttcttatcttttttgaagaaaggggctgccaatgacattccaacctccaggcaTGGATGTACAAgcaccttatataacttcataagaactctaTGTTAttggctggagatggttctttttatgataccaagagttttatttgcagaagatgaaatgGACTTAGCATGactgctaaactttaattggtgatttacaataaccccaagatctctttcattggaaacagcagaaaggaagttgtcttgaaggaaatacttatgatgcttgttgtgTTTGCTGAAATGgattacatggcatttgtcaacattgaaagtcagaagccacatgttagcccatcttcctagactgtcaagatctgtttgaattgattgctggtcagagggagtatccacttttccaactagttttgagtcatcagcataaagggtAATAAGACTTTAAAGAAGGGTGGGTTGTTTGTTAccatagaagttgaaaagtgttggtccaaaaatagtgccctggggcatgcaacttaatacagttgtgggagaatagaaatgaggagttccttgtgaatcaaaaactctgacactctgtgatctttcagaaaggaagcctgtaatccactgtacaacacctTCATTGACACCTGCCACCCTCAATTCGACTATGAAgaattcatgacaaactttgtcaaatgctttggacagatcaagaagaatcatgttGACAGGAAAACCCTTATCAAGCATtgtagtcactaattcatatgtttggatgaggttagtgtccacagatctaccagatctgaaTTCATGTTGTGATGTAGAAAGGATattattgacctcaagatgttcaattagTGCTTTATTAAAAAATCTTTCAAGCACCTTAACAACTTAACATCATATAAGTTAAAACTGAGTCTggttgcctctttttcagtgaTGATGTCATGTTTCACAACTGAAAGTTTGCATCCATTCTTTCCCTGCCTTTCCATTGTTGAaaggcaatttttttgttttagattcAGTCATACCAGAGCACATTTTGGAAGTTTAGATCAAATAAATTGTTCTAGAGGCTTCTTAATTAGGAGAAAAATTTATGATAAGGATATGTTTTCAATACACATTAGGTATTGACAAACTTAAAGCTTCTGatctttactcaaatttttgtaGTGATTATGATGCTGCTATAAAATTTCTCTgggaaaagagagagagaactCTTGGTGGATCTTAAGCTTTGACATAGAAAGAGGTTGAGTGATCAAAAGTCACTATATGTATCCAAGTCATCAAATTAGCATGTCTACCATATCTTGAGACTGGCTGCTAACAAGGACTGGcttaaaagtctttttttcatGCTCCTCTactgagtattttttttttatgaacagaagataaaaataaattattagagGGTAAAAAGTACATAGTGAGTCAGTTTCTCAGAATGTACCAGTTTATACTGGCACAGTATGCACAcctcccccccacccctttaGCCACCAAAACCAGATGAATCTGCtgcattaaaacaataaatgatAGCACTACCTATGATGTCTGATCATCAAGGATTCTAACAAGTCAATAAAGCATTTTCTATAGTTAATTGAAATAGAGATAAATGAAAAAGTATgggcacaaaatatttttctaaggcATAACAAAATCTTCAAAGAaagctagaaaaaaactaaggcTGTAAATTATGGTCAAAACTGGGTAGGGAAGTTTGCCATGTTGTAAACAATATCACATGGAACAGACAACTTCTTCCACCTGAATAGATAGCAGTTAAGATCAATGGCCCACTAAGCACCTACGCACCCAGTATAGGTCACTCTTTCCTAATGATCTTGCTTTCAAAGCTTACTTTCTAGTATGTTTATATTCATTGCTTCCTAAGTATAAACTaatgaattttccaaaaaatgttgatatggtCTCAAATAAATATCTGATCATTGAAATCATTTGGCTATATAACTAGGGACTACTATAATACATATTGCTTATCAATTTCAAATGAAGGCTTGTTTTTTGAAAGATTATCAGTTTTAAGAAATGAATAGTTTCCAAGCCagcctttttttttgctgttcaaaATATGCGATTTCAAATTTGAACATTGTATATATGATACCAACACATGTGTTTGGCCTCTctaacttaattttatttttagggaaCAAGAACAGAGCAAGAAAGGGCACTATTGCAGACAACTACACTTTATGTTGGAAACCTATCCTTTTTTACTACTGAAGAACAGATACACGAGTTGTTTTCGAAATGTGGTGATCTCAGAAGAATTATAATGGGGTTGGATAAAGTGAACAGGACACCATGTGGCTTCTGTTTTGTTGAGTAAGTATTagttatacaaaaaaagaaataagcacTGTTGCTGGCATGAAAAGGTGAATTTGCCAAactttcattaatattttcttcttattacaaatctttttttgtaaattgttcATTATTTGAAATGGAAATTGTTACCTATCcctataaaataatttgttttaagttttttatttcgttttctgGCTCCATATGTTATAAACTGTGTTTTGTTATGTTTGAAATCTGCAAtgtgttcaaaaaatatattttcatttttaaatagcaaactgattttttaaacaatataattCTTAAATGTTAGGGAACATCCTTTGAACAATCTGTTATTATTAAATCTGGTATTACTATGTAACATAAGTTCACTTGAGTGTAACCAAGAAGAGCTTCTCATATAAAttcagattttgaaaagtaataggACGTGtagcaaaaatatcaattttttagtGCAACCTTGAAAAACTTTTGCAGGAGAATGAAAAgtcagttttaaaaatttggtattaaaacatacaagaagtgctttttttttgctgtaaattttaaattgtaacattgaaatgaaagaaatctACATGTCAATGAACATTAATTGATGGAAAGTCAAGCAGCTTTGTTGTATCTAAGACCATACTCTCAGGGCTCAAATTATACAACCTTAAGCCTAGAAAACCACAGTAAAACTGTGTTTTCAGTGGTCCAAGTCTTGCACAGTCGTCCTAAAAATTCAAAGGCATACTCAAATGAAATATgttgatttatatttatttcatttattaaaaagagtcacAGTAAAGTTCTACCATCGGTTTTTTTTGCGTGTAACATAAATAATTTGGACCTTAAGAGGCCTTAACTGAAAAATGTCAAGTAATGAAGTTAGTTATATCTGATGTTCTTGAAACGAAAATTCTGACAAAGACAATCACTTTAGATGTATTCTATAGATATTTAGATATGTACTTTAGTCAATATTTAGATGTATTTAGACACATTATGCTGTGTTTGTGTGAAATACACACAAATTAGTGGATcatttggaaaatataagaatacaaCATATTGGTAAAATTGTTTAAAGCTAAACTTTTGGGGGAAGAGGGAGACTGAAGAAGCCCTTTCATGGGTATTTGATAGGGTATTCATGGTTCCCTTCCATGGGCTTTCTGAGAGAAGTTAGCCCCTGTATATACCGGaaatattttcctgaaataacATTGTAACTACATTGCTGATCAATAAACATGTCATGAGCTCAAAAATATTCCACCACCTCATGTTGAATTGGAagaggaaaacaaatttaagtttattgttgtttttttaaaaaaagggtatatggttctaaaagaattttttacactaaattttcgatttacaatcaaattttTCATAACTACTGTTTTTGTATGAGTATTTTCAGTTTCGTTTCCTGGTAAAATcttgatgtttttatttttagcaaaattgTGTATGATTGATTCCTAAGGAGGATTCATCATTTTACATATGTGATTTATCATTTCTTTCTGCAAGTTATTTTGATAGGCAGGACTGCCATGTTAAGTTGACGCTTATTGCATAGTTTGTATGGTTCAATTTAAGGACCATTGACAATTGGGCAGTTTAAGTTCCTCTTCTTAATCCCTTGTATAAGGCAttgaagtttgttttttctAGAAACATGCATCTAACATAAGATGCGTTTCAGGAATGGGATGGGTGTCATCAAAATATCTTCGAAAATAGTTGattgaaacagaaaatattgcTACAAATTTGTGATCATCTAGCCTTTAAGGAGGCCTCTACGTATGTTGATGCATATTACAGTATGAAAATACGGGGGATAAAGATTAATTAGTTTActtacttatatttttcattataaggAGATATATGCTAGGATGTGTCTAGAGTTGCtatttttcaccattttttcTCTCTACCCCTcactccccctctctctctcccacTTGTATAGTTTGTTATCAGGTATAGGGCTCTGGAGTCACCTCTTTTGGTAGCTTCCTCCATAAGTTTtgcctccttttttttttatctgtgaaTGGTGACCATTTTTCACACTTTTCTTGAATTCTTGATCAGCATCCTTTGTATCTTGCATATCTAAAGGTCATATGGCTTTGTGTTTGATTCTAAAGATAGGTAtgttttatgcatttttgtagtagtagtagtaggatggtgcacatattgccttttggtcaattgaacaTCCCTCTCTTTATtgcctgaaagttccaacttaataccctaagcctttCCAGAGATACTccgttttgacaacctgaatgcacataatacgttttgatttagttcaacactgcCTTTAACATTCTGTTTTTTATGGGGGATAAAATTCTGGATAAGAACAAAGCTTTATAGCTTCCAACAAATCTTCTTGACTTTGGTTTCTGTTTAAGAGAAGAGCTTCAAAAGGATTTGAAATTTCCACTACATAATCATACTTTATTGTTTTGTTGAGTTTATCTGAATTAAAAGGAGGGTC includes:
- the LOC136037165 gene encoding nuclear cap-binding protein subunit 2-like isoform X2; this encodes MTRVPAIGVVGSAALSTYRDQHFKGTRTEQERALLQTTTLYVGNLSFFTTEEQIHELFSKCGDLRRIIMGLDKVNRTPCGFCFVEYYLRADAEMAMRYVNGTRLDDRIVRTDWDAGFVEGRQYGRGKSGGQVRDEYRTDFDLGRGGWGKMVQQKAETSQAKYS
- the LOC136037165 gene encoding nuclear cap-binding protein subunit 2-like isoform X1, with translation MTRVPAIGVVGSAALSTYRDQHFKGTRTEQERALLQTTTLYVGNLSFFTTEEQIHELFSKCGDLRRIIMGLDKVNRTPCGFCFVEYYLRADAEMAMRYVNGTRLDDRIVRTDWDAGFVEGRQYGRGKSGGQVRDEYRTDFDLGRGGWGTMVQQKAEASQAMYS